From a single Nostoc edaphicum CCNP1411 genomic region:
- a CDS encoding glucosamine-6-phosphate deaminase, whose product MLADPNFFRVDDLLVQIYNSEVEMAQDVAEIAQKYLQQVLNEQDTAAVLLATGNSQLKFLDALIALGGVDWSRIILFHLDEYLGITADHSASFRRYMRERVEKRVIPKEFHYLEGDTLQPVAECDRYTKLLQAQPIDLCCLGVGENGHLAFNDPAVANFQDPYSVKLVKLDTVNRQQQVSTGHFPNLETVPQYAFTVTISAICSAKKIICLAPEKRKANVVKEMLQGAITTDCPASILRQQSQATLFLDVNSASLLS is encoded by the coding sequence ATGCTAGCTGATCCAAACTTTTTTCGCGTTGATGATTTACTGGTGCAGATTTACAACTCTGAAGTCGAAATGGCCCAGGATGTTGCCGAAATCGCACAAAAGTATTTACAGCAGGTTCTCAACGAACAAGATACGGCTGCTGTATTGTTAGCAACAGGTAATTCCCAACTCAAATTTCTTGATGCTTTAATTGCATTGGGTGGCGTAGATTGGTCACGGATTATACTGTTCCATCTAGATGAATATTTGGGAATTACTGCTGACCATTCAGCCAGTTTCCGGCGCTATATGCGAGAACGTGTAGAGAAACGGGTTATTCCTAAAGAATTTCACTATCTAGAAGGTGATACATTGCAACCAGTGGCAGAGTGCGATCGCTACACCAAATTATTGCAAGCACAACCAATTGACTTATGCTGTCTTGGTGTTGGCGAAAATGGACATTTGGCTTTTAACGATCCAGCAGTAGCAAATTTTCAAGATCCTTATAGTGTGAAATTGGTGAAACTGGATACAGTGAACCGTCAGCAACAAGTAAGCACAGGTCACTTTCCAAATCTAGAAACTGTTCCACAATATGCTTTTACTGTCACCATCTCGGCGATTTGTTCAGCTAAAAAAATTATCTGCCTTGCTCCAGAAAAACGTAAAGCGAATGTGGTAAAAGAAATGTTGCAAGGAGCTATAACTACAGATTGTCCGGCTTCTATTCTCCGTCAACAATCCCAAGCGACGTTATTTTTGGACGTAAATTCTGCTAGTTTGCTTTCTTGA
- a CDS encoding catalase family protein, giving the protein MSKLIRIVLLVLASGVIALALTLPSFSNQPRQITALDGTKDPIRAGQDKTFFHLKNLGTDDGASKEISVQKPVVPALAQESIEPGEKDLIDSILNASLARLHTQFPPGTRPVLRDAHPKAHGLVYAEFIVLDNLPKELRYGVFKTPRTFDALIRFSAGNVEVQEDRVPQAAGMAIKLFGVEGEKLLESQKDAKTQDFVMINFPTFFVRNLKDYELLHQQMLKGQIEKFFESRPTELKAIMSMRSQPLFNPVQIRYWSQTPYLLGPNAIKFSAAPISRSTNRQPKTMGPDFLREVMKKQVGSEDVYYEFAVQIQADPMTMPVEDPLELWDEMVSPFQKVAIIRIPKQDIDANGRVEMAENLAFTPWHSLPEHRPLGSMNRSRLLIYEKVSEFRRKMNNVPRKEPNQIPIENNKHTRKNSR; this is encoded by the coding sequence ATGAGCAAGCTGATAAGAATCGTTCTTCTGGTGCTAGCCAGTGGGGTGATTGCACTGGCGTTGACGCTCCCTTCTTTCTCTAACCAACCTCGACAGATCACTGCATTGGACGGGACGAAAGATCCTATTCGTGCTGGGCAAGATAAGACGTTTTTCCACCTCAAAAACCTAGGTACTGACGACGGCGCATCCAAGGAGATATCGGTGCAAAAGCCAGTCGTCCCTGCTCTAGCCCAAGAATCCATCGAGCCGGGTGAAAAGGATCTCATTGATTCGATCCTCAACGCGTCGCTGGCACGATTGCACACCCAGTTTCCGCCCGGTACTCGGCCAGTCTTGCGCGACGCGCATCCGAAAGCACACGGCTTGGTATATGCCGAATTCATCGTGCTCGATAATCTCCCAAAAGAATTGCGCTACGGCGTGTTCAAGACGCCGCGCACGTTTGATGCCCTGATCCGGTTTTCTGCGGGGAATGTCGAGGTTCAAGAGGACAGAGTACCACAGGCTGCCGGAATGGCAATCAAACTGTTCGGAGTCGAGGGCGAGAAACTGCTTGAATCGCAAAAGGATGCTAAGACGCAAGATTTCGTGATGATCAATTTCCCAACCTTCTTCGTAAGAAACCTCAAGGATTATGAACTCTTGCATCAGCAGATGTTGAAGGGTCAAATTGAGAAGTTTTTTGAGAGCCGACCTACGGAACTCAAGGCGATCATGTCCATGCGATCGCAGCCATTGTTCAATCCCGTCCAGATTCGCTACTGGAGTCAGACGCCATACTTGCTAGGGCCGAATGCAATTAAGTTCTCAGCTGCCCCGATTTCCCGGAGCACTAACCGCCAGCCAAAGACGATGGGGCCAGACTTCCTGAGAGAAGTTATGAAGAAACAGGTCGGATCAGAAGACGTTTATTACGAGTTTGCTGTCCAGATCCAAGCCGATCCAATGACGATGCCTGTAGAAGATCCTCTGGAACTGTGGGACGAAATGGTATCTCCCTTTCAAAAGGTCGCGATCATTCGCATCCCGAAGCAAGACATTGACGCTAACGGTAGGGTAGAGATGGCAGAGAACCTCGCGTTCACGCCCTGGCATTCCTTACCCGAACATCGGCCCTTGGGTTCGATGAACCGATCGCGACTGCTCATCTACGAGAAGGTGTCTGAGTTTCGCCGCAAGATGAACAATGTGCCTCGCAAAGAGCCGAATCAGATCCCCATAGAGAACAACAAGCATACTAGAAAAAATTCACGGTAA
- a CDS encoding di-heme-cytochrome C peroxidase codes for MRKLMRIVLLALAGVVMALAFTLASFAQDRPTKAKVVYLDQGWSQEDRLRYYYTSQGSAAVSYDIFLNLEAANNQRLFRADENLAKYGFVPQPADPKYNPDGLPIGITNTVVADGRWKGKWVGLSCAACHNGQIEHKGTKISISGGNNTTLDVHAFIEGLDETLAATAADPQKFARLAENLGQRDDVGKEALRKRLKEEAAAVHGYRGILAVTPTVVGPGRMDALRLIHNQVQSRWLDIPQNWVAPIAPVKPSFVWNIPQSAWAQWSGVLFDPILRNQGESLGVFARMDLTSETPKLGLFDSTVDLQGQIASEALLRKLAPPQWPESVLGKIDREKAAKGAQLFVQNCAGCHSTWPHRWSEPKKQGKRFIENAIVSVDVIGTDPGQFSSPQFENNPTVKTGRMSEYLPAPDTGAAIAPPPVVFQAIQRGIFDKAVAKLKLSDEELVSAHGYRASYPEPSEPIPAIGYKANPAEGMWASPPFLHNGSVPNLYELLLPDNERSKTFFIGREFDPVKVGVDTSGKSGKFLFDTSLVGNSNAGHSFENRPTGKGVIGRLLTEDERWALVEYMKSIPNQSRQIAPFGGPKDPIRAWQDKTFFHVKNPGTYNGAPQLSPASTTKTALAQESINPGEIVTFRRD; via the coding sequence ATGAGAAAGCTGATGAGAATCGTTCTTCTCGCCCTAGCCGGTGTGGTGATGGCACTGGCGTTCACGCTCGCCTCGTTTGCCCAAGACCGACCGACAAAGGCGAAAGTCGTCTACCTTGATCAAGGTTGGTCTCAAGAGGATCGGCTACGCTATTACTACACCTCACAGGGTTCGGCTGCGGTGTCTTACGACATCTTCCTAAACCTTGAGGCGGCGAATAATCAGAGGCTGTTCCGTGCCGACGAAAACCTTGCCAAGTATGGATTCGTCCCCCAACCAGCCGATCCCAAATACAACCCGGACGGACTACCCATAGGCATAACCAATACGGTGGTAGCGGACGGACGATGGAAAGGCAAGTGGGTCGGATTGAGCTGTGCCGCGTGTCATAACGGACAGATCGAACACAAGGGAACCAAGATCAGTATTTCAGGCGGTAACAACACAACACTTGATGTTCATGCCTTCATTGAGGGACTGGATGAAACCCTGGCGGCAACGGCTGCCGATCCGCAAAAGTTCGCTCGGCTAGCAGAGAACCTGGGACAGCGTGATGATGTCGGCAAGGAAGCGTTACGCAAGCGCCTGAAAGAGGAAGCGGCGGCAGTTCATGGCTATCGCGGCATCCTTGCGGTAACACCAACCGTTGTTGGCCCGGGACGCATGGATGCACTCCGCCTGATTCACAATCAGGTGCAGTCCCGTTGGCTCGACATTCCGCAAAACTGGGTAGCGCCGATCGCACCAGTCAAGCCGTCTTTCGTCTGGAACATACCGCAGTCAGCCTGGGCGCAGTGGAGTGGCGTCTTGTTTGACCCCATCCTCCGCAATCAGGGTGAATCTCTGGGGGTGTTTGCGAGGATGGACTTAACGTCGGAGACGCCGAAGTTAGGGCTGTTCGACTCCACCGTAGACCTTCAGGGCCAAATTGCCAGCGAGGCTCTCCTACGGAAACTTGCACCACCTCAATGGCCCGAAAGTGTTCTCGGCAAGATCGATCGAGAGAAGGCCGCCAAGGGAGCGCAACTGTTTGTGCAAAACTGCGCCGGATGCCACTCCACCTGGCCGCACCGTTGGAGCGAACCCAAAAAGCAAGGCAAACGATTTATCGAGAATGCGATCGTCTCCGTCGATGTTATCGGAACCGATCCGGGGCAGTTCTCAAGTCCGCAGTTCGAGAACAACCCGACGGTGAAAACTGGACGGATGAGTGAGTATCTGCCGGCGCCGGACACTGGGGCTGCGATCGCTCCACCGCCCGTTGTCTTCCAGGCGATACAACGTGGGATCTTTGACAAGGCGGTAGCCAAGCTCAAACTCAGCGATGAGGAACTCGTCTCGGCACACGGCTATCGGGCTTCTTATCCAGAGCCGTCCGAGCCGATTCCGGCGATCGGCTACAAGGCTAACCCGGCTGAAGGTATGTGGGCCTCACCGCCCTTCTTGCACAATGGCTCAGTGCCGAATCTCTACGAATTGCTGCTTCCAGACAATGAGCGGTCTAAAACGTTCTTCATCGGGCGAGAGTTTGATCCGGTGAAGGTCGGCGTGGACACGTCTGGGAAATCTGGGAAGTTCCTATTTGACACCTCGCTGGTCGGCAATTCCAACGCTGGACATTCGTTTGAGAACAGACCTACCGGGAAAGGGGTTATCGGACGACTGCTGACTGAGGATGAGCGCTGGGCATTGGTCGAGTACATGAAGTCCATCCCGAACCAGTCCCGACAGATTGCTCCATTTGGCGGGCCAAAAGATCCTATTCGTGCTTGGCAAGATAAGACGTTTTTCCACGTCAAAAACCCAGGCACTTACAACGGCGCACCCCAGTTGTCACCGGCTTCAACGACAAAGACTGCTCTAGCCCAAGAATCGATCAACCCAGGCGAAATTGTCACTTTTAGGAGGGATTAA
- a CDS encoding NblA/ycf18 family protein has translation MNQPIELSLEQEFSIRCFADKVEQMSHKQAQEFLLVLYEQMLIRETTFQQLLKQEWRLDLGTVSGETV, from the coding sequence ATGAATCAACCTATCGAATTATCATTAGAACAAGAATTTAGTATCCGTTGCTTTGCCGACAAAGTGGAACAGATGTCCCATAAACAAGCTCAAGAGTTTTTGCTTGTGCTGTATGAGCAGATGCTAATTCGGGAAACGACTTTCCAGCAATTGCTCAAACAGGAGTGGAGACTAGATTTAGGCACAGTCTCCGGGGAAACTGTGTAG
- a CDS encoding zinc-dependent alcohol dehydrogenase family protein → MKAVLMTAAGSPEVLQLQEVPNPAVPVGNTELLVRLVAAGINPIDTKLRSRGTFYPDRTPTILGCDGAGIVEAVGAGVQRFRPGDEVYFCYGGLGAHQGNYAEYTVVDERFVARKPASISFAEAAAAPLVLITAWEALYERGRLEPGERVLIHAGAGGVGHVAIQLAKLKGATVSTTVSSEEKANFVKELGADHVIFYKQTDFVQAVLDWTGGEGVDLAFDTIGGETFHKSFPAVRVYGDIVTILEPDANTVWKTARLRNLRIGLELMLTPALLGLEEILQHHAEILEQSATWIDEGKLKIHVSHKFPLKEAAKAHQLIESGSVAGKIVLLISDE, encoded by the coding sequence GTGAAAGCAGTCTTGATGACGGCAGCTGGCAGTCCCGAAGTTCTGCAATTACAGGAAGTGCCAAACCCTGCTGTTCCTGTAGGTAATACTGAACTTTTAGTGCGTTTGGTAGCGGCTGGAATTAACCCCATTGACACTAAACTTCGTAGTCGAGGCACTTTCTACCCCGATCGCACGCCGACAATTTTAGGATGTGATGGTGCGGGTATTGTCGAAGCGGTGGGTGCTGGTGTTCAGCGTTTTCGTCCAGGTGATGAGGTATATTTTTGCTATGGTGGTTTGGGCGCACACCAAGGCAATTATGCTGAATACACCGTTGTGGATGAGCGGTTTGTGGCACGTAAACCCGCGTCTATTTCCTTTGCTGAAGCAGCCGCAGCGCCTTTGGTATTAATAACTGCCTGGGAAGCTTTATATGAACGGGGACGATTGGAACCTGGGGAACGGGTTTTGATTCATGCGGGGGCTGGTGGTGTCGGTCATGTAGCAATTCAATTGGCTAAACTCAAAGGTGCTACTGTTTCTACCACAGTCAGTTCTGAGGAAAAAGCTAATTTCGTCAAAGAATTGGGTGCTGACCATGTAATTTTTTACAAACAAACAGACTTTGTGCAAGCGGTATTAGATTGGACTGGCGGCGAAGGCGTAGACTTGGCTTTTGATACCATCGGCGGCGAAACCTTTCACAAAAGCTTCCCCGCAGTGCGAGTCTATGGCGATATTGTGACGATTCTCGAACCAGATGCCAATACTGTTTGGAAAACTGCTAGGCTACGCAATCTCCGCATTGGTTTAGAATTAATGTTGACACCAGCGTTGCTAGGATTGGAGGAAATTCTCCAGCACCATGCAGAAATTCTCGAACAATCTGCCACTTGGATTGATGAAGGCAAGTTAAAAATCCATGTTAGTCACAAGTTTCCTTTGAAAGAAGCGGCTAAAGCGCACCAATTAATTGAAAGCGGGTCTGTGGCGGGTAAAATTGTTCTGCTGATTAGCGACGAATGA
- a CDS encoding pentapeptide repeat-containing protein — MHKLFFKRRGTQRLNAKVCRGVSLHSFAFICVFLILLLFLPLPAWAAQTQPERTPLTLELLQERLRTPTLREGNLTVDLQKMVIDLRPENASFRDAFYQLLRKELGTKPLGLDLSYALILGDFVGSDLGLRTPLYVKAMSGDKPRGVYAPIFTATEQEELERLRFVCLESLAIALPNSKDCRSLLGTESTPASEIDVFRGALTLVQTRFNGEVKFSNTFFLQSVDAQGATFLQPTNWTESRFARPVSFTSANFRQPSNFQSSIFFEKANFKKIKFQELADFQGSIFEKTANFNQATFKLLAKFSSVQWQGNADFSDVYFANQAQFTKADFNQFLLLTEATFEQAVSFREADFNKLVNLQGANILNQADFSDAIFATEACLSVPGLTFNSNQAKILGNPGQIGKMFCIPTLQGNQNILRNLGQNFRQQQQVADANELEYTKQRLRLREFGRRLTATNINSASVASLINLGFSATQAQAIAQRRLLKSFRNSSELLTITDIDLEKYTQLSDRLIVGETLSILGWLLQAWSWLALSVLLLLSGYGTNFWLVFGVGGLAIAYFGLLFWLVDRYRRLHPVPIIPTFYETISILISFSVLEFFSLLAIFRNAQQPWLTLGCLLIIIVPVPMALLIRLYQQGRYHDLMDVSYFTEDGTFRQLRLLIGRLPVIPRNQTFRERYMPLLCDRRWNWLNYYDFSLNNLVKLGFNDIRLRDEHLPGIISALAWYQWSFGLIYITLVLWTLSRTIPGLNLLIYLK, encoded by the coding sequence TTGCATAAATTATTTTTTAAACGCAGAGGCACACAGAGGTTAAACGCAAAGGTATGCAGAGGGGTTTCTCTGCACTCCTTTGCGTTTATTTGCGTTTTTTTAATTCTTCTCCTCTTCCTCCCCCTACCTGCTTGGGCAGCACAAACGCAGCCAGAACGCACACCCTTAACTCTGGAATTATTACAAGAACGACTGCGTACACCCACACTCCGCGAAGGCAATTTGACTGTCGATTTGCAGAAGATGGTGATTGATTTACGTCCAGAAAACGCCAGCTTTCGTGATGCTTTTTACCAATTATTGCGAAAAGAATTAGGTACAAAACCTTTAGGTTTAGACCTCAGCTATGCTTTGATTTTGGGTGATTTTGTGGGCAGCGATTTGGGTTTAAGAACACCCTTGTATGTAAAAGCGATGTCTGGCGACAAGCCGCGAGGCGTCTACGCTCCCATTTTCACTGCTACCGAACAAGAAGAACTAGAACGTTTACGCTTTGTTTGTCTAGAGTCACTTGCAATCGCTTTACCCAACTCAAAAGATTGTCGATCGCTTTTAGGAACAGAGTCAACCCCAGCCAGTGAAATCGATGTCTTTCGTGGTGCTTTGACACTGGTGCAAACTCGCTTCAATGGCGAAGTGAAGTTCTCCAATACATTTTTTCTTCAGTCTGTGGATGCCCAAGGTGCAACTTTTCTCCAACCTACTAACTGGACTGAAAGCAGATTCGCTCGTCCCGTTAGTTTCACCAGCGCTAACTTCCGGCAACCAAGTAATTTTCAGAGCAGTATTTTTTTTGAAAAAGCTAATTTCAAAAAAATCAAATTTCAGGAACTTGCTGATTTTCAAGGCAGTATTTTTGAAAAAACTGCTAACTTTAACCAAGCAACTTTTAAACTTTTGGCTAAATTCAGTAGTGTGCAATGGCAAGGAAATGCTGATTTTTCTGATGTGTACTTTGCTAATCAAGCCCAGTTTACTAAAGCAGATTTTAATCAATTCCTCCTTTTAACAGAAGCGACTTTTGAGCAAGCTGTAAGCTTCCGGGAAGCGGATTTTAACAAATTGGTAAATCTGCAAGGTGCGAACATTCTTAACCAAGCAGATTTTAGTGATGCGATATTTGCTACAGAGGCTTGTTTAAGCGTACCTGGTTTAACTTTTAACTCTAACCAAGCGAAAATTTTAGGTAATCCCGGTCAGATTGGTAAGATGTTCTGTATCCCAACATTGCAAGGTAATCAAAATATCTTGCGGAATTTGGGGCAAAATTTTCGTCAGCAACAGCAAGTTGCCGATGCTAATGAACTGGAATATACAAAACAACGACTGCGATTAAGAGAGTTCGGCCGTCGTCTGACAGCTACAAATATTAATAGTGCTTCTGTTGCAAGTTTGATTAACCTGGGTTTTTCTGCAACTCAAGCCCAAGCGATCGCCCAGCGTCGTCTGCTAAAATCCTTTCGCAACAGTAGTGAGTTGCTCACCATAACAGACATCGATTTAGAAAAATATACCCAATTAAGCGATCGCTTAATTGTTGGCGAAACCCTTTCTATACTTGGCTGGTTACTGCAAGCTTGGAGTTGGTTGGCGTTGAGTGTATTGCTGTTGTTGAGTGGCTATGGTACAAATTTTTGGTTAGTCTTTGGCGTGGGAGGATTAGCGATCGCTTATTTCGGCTTACTATTTTGGCTGGTGGATCGCTATCGTCGGCTGCATCCCGTACCAATTATTCCCACATTCTACGAAACCATTTCGATATTAATCAGTTTTAGCGTTTTAGAATTCTTCAGCTTACTAGCGATCTTTCGGAATGCTCAACAACCTTGGCTGACGTTGGGGTGTCTTTTAATAATTATTGTCCCCGTCCCAATGGCTTTATTGATCCGACTTTATCAACAAGGTCGTTATCACGATTTAATGGACGTTTCTTACTTCACAGAAGACGGTACATTTCGCCAGTTACGATTATTGATTGGGCGTTTGCCAGTGATACCAAGGAATCAGACGTTTCGGGAACGATATATGCCCTTGTTGTGCGATCGCCGCTGGAACTGGCTTAACTACTATGATTTTAGCCTCAACAACCTAGTTAAATTAGGATTTAACGACATTCGTCTACGAGATGAACATTTACCAGGTATCATCTCTGCACTTGCTTGGTATCAATGGAGTTTCGGTTTAATTTACATCACCCTAGTTTTGTGGACACTTTCCCGCACAATTCCGGGATTGAATTTGCTGATTTATCTGAAGTAA
- a CDS encoding SDR family oxidoreductase, whose amino-acid sequence MFKLLSGKKVVILGISSGVDLAIAQKMVEVGAKVILTHSSQEKLNEAIALISGEIEGKTVDVLHEDSVNAFFEQIGNFDHLVVTAMGDRNMPRSLLAEMTTQTAQGGMDKFWGTFFAVRASLKNIATDGSITLTSSVTIFKSSKMGGISAIAAANAAVATFGRSLALEISPIRVNVIAPGLIEDISIWSSQSDSERSDLTKWAEASLPVQHLGQAEEVAQAVLSLITNPYITGVILPVDGGVTLL is encoded by the coding sequence ATGTTTAAGTTGCTATCAGGCAAGAAAGTGGTGATTCTTGGCATCAGTTCAGGGGTCGATCTGGCGATCGCCCAAAAGATGGTAGAAGTAGGGGCAAAAGTTATACTTACCCACTCATCTCAAGAGAAATTAAATGAGGCGATCGCATTAATTTCTGGAGAAATTGAGGGCAAAACTGTTGATGTGTTGCACGAAGATTCAGTTAATGCTTTTTTTGAGCAGATTGGAAACTTCGATCATTTGGTTGTAACGGCTATGGGAGACAGAAATATGCCGCGATCGCTTTTAGCAGAGATGACCACACAAACTGCTCAAGGTGGGATGGATAAATTCTGGGGAACGTTCTTTGCTGTGCGTGCATCGCTGAAAAATATAGCGACTGACGGCTCTATTACCCTAACATCCAGTGTCACTATCTTCAAATCTTCAAAAATGGGGGGGATTTCTGCGATCGCAGCCGCAAATGCTGCCGTTGCCACTTTTGGGCGATCGCTGGCGTTAGAAATTTCACCGATTCGGGTGAATGTAATTGCCCCCGGACTGATAGAAGATATCAGTATTTGGAGCAGTCAAAGCGATTCTGAACGCTCAGACCTAACAAAGTGGGCTGAAGCATCCTTACCTGTCCAGCATCTTGGGCAAGCAGAAGAAGTGGCGCAAGCTGTATTAAGTTTGATCACCAATCCCTACATAACAGGAGTTATTTTGCCTGTGGATGGCGGTGTAACCCTGCTGTAA
- a CDS encoding class I SAM-dependent methyltransferase has product MDKSEYISNFDSLILNPGTRKIYGQQEFFNVGYWLSDTQNQQSACFNLMEKLLEFIPEKKGSILDVGCGLGATTGYLFKYYSPTDVVGINISPQQIERSTVNTPECKFICMDAVQMEFKDNSFDNIICVEAAFYFNNREKFLKEAWRVLKPGGHLILSDIIFENIQYFGDWIVPQENIIKDKDIEEYKNLYQQAGFQLLKFVDATDECWLTHYRHLKSWLAEEFQAKDIDEESYQANVSAIDGLLNTSSIGYLLVSAKKPMNSAGAEC; this is encoded by the coding sequence ATGGATAAAAGCGAATATATCAGCAACTTTGACAGTTTAATTCTAAATCCGGGGACTAGAAAGATATATGGTCAACAAGAGTTTTTCAATGTAGGTTATTGGCTCTCGGATACTCAAAATCAGCAGTCAGCCTGTTTTAACCTGATGGAAAAGCTTTTGGAATTTATTCCAGAAAAGAAGGGAAGTATCCTGGATGTGGGTTGCGGTTTAGGAGCAACTACTGGTTATCTATTCAAATATTACTCGCCTACTGATGTTGTGGGCATTAATATTTCGCCCCAACAAATTGAAAGAAGTACAGTTAACACCCCAGAGTGCAAATTTATTTGCATGGATGCTGTACAGATGGAATTTAAGGATAATTCATTTGATAACATCATCTGTGTTGAAGCAGCCTTCTACTTTAATAACAGGGAGAAGTTTCTCAAAGAGGCTTGGCGAGTATTGAAGCCAGGAGGCCATCTCATCCTCTCTGATATCATCTTTGAAAATATACAGTATTTCGGTGATTGGATTGTTCCACAGGAAAATATCATCAAAGATAAAGATATTGAGGAGTATAAAAATCTTTATCAACAAGCAGGATTCCAACTCTTAAAATTTGTGGACGCAACAGATGAGTGCTGGCTAACACATTACCGACATCTAAAATCTTGGTTGGCAGAGGAATTTCAAGCCAAAGATATAGATGAAGAAAGCTATCAGGCAAATGTGAGTGCGATAGATGGTTTGTTAAATACTTCATCTATAGGTTATTTATTAGTTTCAGCAAAGAAGCCAATGAATAGTGCTGGTGCTGAGTGCTGA